The DNA segment ATTATACACTTATATTACTAGATTTGCAAAACTTAGAAGAACTTCTAATAAAACAACCGCTACTGGTAAACTACCTAAAAACTTAAGACAATCCGCATCTGTAAGATCTGAGAAAAGAAGATTTGAATTCTCTCTTAAAGAAATTGGAGAGTTCGGTTCCCGTGATGAACTTATTCAATCAAGAAAGGAAACATTGCTATACTTAACTTTATTCCTTGTTTGGGCCATTTCTGCATGTGCTGCTGTAACTCAAGGTTCAAGGTTTATTACCTTATTAATCTTACCATTTGGTTTACTTACCGGTATCTTTGTAGGTTATGCTGCTGACTATATCAAGTCCAAAAGGATTGATGACAAAAAACTTGCAGCAACAATTGTAATTGCAATTTTACTTGCTAGTTATCCGGTTATGGCTCAAGTTGATAGGACATTTGGTATTGCTCTATTAATTATACTTTTAATATTGACTGTAATCTTATTCGATGTTAAAAAACCATTGGTTTATAAGGATATACCTTACAAGAAATATTTAGCAATTTTCTGTATATTCCTAGCTATTGTTGCTCCAACTGTAACCTGTGCTTATGCAACATCTAACAGTGTTGTACCAGGTACAAATGATGAAATGTGGGATTCAATGAATTGGATTCAACAAAATGAACCTAATAACACTGTAATTGCATCTTGGTGGGATTTCGGTTATTTATTTGAAATTGCTGCCAACAGACAAACCATGTTTGATGGAGGTATGCAGGGTACAGACGGTAGGGCATACTGGATGGGTGAAGCTATGACTACGGATAATCTAGAACTATCTGCAGGTATTTTCAGAATGCTTGGTACATCTGGTTATGAACCGGTATACAATGTATTGGAAAAGTATACTCATTCAGATAATGGAACTACAGTAGAGATTGTAAATAAGATTTTGCCACAGAAAAAATCTGATGCTAAGAATACCTTAACAAATCAATATCATGTATCTAGTAGTGATGCAGATAAGGTATTAAGTTACACTCACCCAGATAATCCTAGACCAGTAATATTTGTTGCAAGTTCAGATATGCTTCAAAAAGCAGGCTGGTGGACCTATTTCGGTAGTTGGAAATTCGAAGGTAGTGAAACAGAACAATATCAATATTATCCGGCTAAAAATCAAACTACTATCCTACCTGGTCACTCCGGTAAGATTGACATGCTTGATGAAAATGGAATTAATGTAAGTGTAGTTGTAAACAGAGGTAATCAAAATAATACTACCACTGCTTATGTGGAAACTAGATTTGCAAACAATAATTCTGTTGCTGAGATAAATGGTACAGATTACAATCCGTTAAAAGCAAGTAATATTTTAGTTGTTGAAGATAATTATCTTGTTAAAAACCAGACTATTGGTAATGCAAGTGATGGTAATTACACATTATACTTACTTGGATCTAATAATACCTATATGGCCGTATTGATGAGTAATGAGCTGGTAGATTCAATGTTTACTAGACTCTATCTCTTAGGTGGTAATGGACAGGATATCTTTACACAGGTACATATGGCAAATGGTGTGTCCTTGTGGAGAGTTAACTTTAATAACACTGTTGCAGGTGGAGGTTCAGGTTCCTCATCCGGTAACAACACAACAGGCTAAAATTTAAACTTGTTTAAATTAGTTAAGATTCAATCTTAACTTTTTCTTTTTTTATTATTTTTTAAACTGATAAGCTATTTTTTATGTAACTACTTATTTTAAAACCAGTATTTTTTAAATCTAAAAATATCCGATCTATTTATTTGATTATCTGTTAATTATAAGTGTTTTTTTAAATCTAAGGTTTAAACTATTTATTTGATTATTTATTTATTTATTATGGCTGTTTTTTTAAATCTAAGGTTTAAACTATTTATTTATTTATTATGGCTGTTTTTTTAAATCTAAGGTTTAAACTATTTGTTTGATTGTCTATTATTTATGAGAATCTATTTTTTAGAATGTGTGAATGTTTTTCATTTAATTTTATTAGAAAAATAAAATATTTGTTCAATATTAATAAAAAACCATATTCTATCTATTTAAAAACAGTATTCTAGTTAGTTTTATTAATCTTATAATCTCTAAATTATTTTTAAAATATTATTTTTTCTAATTGATTTATTGAATAATCTTAAGTTTTATATATTTCTTAAAAGAAAAATTATTATTATTATTTTTATAAAACATTAAAAAATTAAGATTATTTATTTAAAAAATTTTACTATAATTATTTTTATTCTGGTGAATTTATGAGTGATGATATAGAGCAGAAAATTAAGGATATTGAGGATGAAATCCATAAAACTCAGTATAATAAAGCTACTTCTCACCATATCGGTAAATTAAAAGCTAAGATAGCAAGGCTCAAAGAAGAACAAGAAAAAAGGAGTAGTTCCGGAAACAAAGGTCAAGGGTTTTATGTTAAAAAATCTGGGGATGCTACTGCTGTGCTTGTAGGTTTTCCTTCTGTAGGTAAATCAACATTACTTAATGAATTAACTAATGCTGAAAGTAAGGTTGGAGCTTATCAATTTACAACATTGGATATTATTCCTGGAATCATGGAATATAACAATGCGCAAATCCAAATTTTTGACGTTCCAGGAATTATTACCGGTGCATCTGGTGGAAAAGGTAGAGGTAAAGAAATTTTAGCTGTGGCTAGAGATGCAGATTTAATCATTGTTGTATTGGATGTTTTGAATCCTCAACACTATAATGTGATTTTAAAGGAACTTCATGATATTGGTGTAAGGCCTAATCAGACAAAACCTGATGTAAGGGTTAAGAAGACTGGAAGAGGTGGAGTTAAAGTATCTTCAACCATTCCATTATCAAAATTGGATGAGGTTACCATCAGATCCGTATTAAATGAATATGGTATCCATAATGCCAGCGTTTTATTTAGGGAAGATATTGATGTGGATCAGTTTATTGATGTTTTGGATGCTAATAAATCCTATGTTCCTATGATTGTTTTAATGAATAAAACAGATTTAGTAGATGAGAACTACTTGAATCAACTAAGGGCAGATCCGAACATGCCTGATGATTTTATTCCTATTTCCGCAGATAAGAAACAGAACATGGATTATCTTAGAGAAACAATCTTCAATCAATTAGGCCTTATAAGAGTTTATCTTAAACCTCAAGGAAGACATGCAGACATGAATGATCCTTTGATTATTAAAAAAGGCACTACTGTTATTGAGGCTTGCCGTAAGTTACACAGGGAATTTGTACGTAATTTCAGACATGCTAAGGTTTGGGGAACTTCTGTAAAATTCCCAGGTCAGAAGGTAGGTCCTGATCATGTTCTTGAGGATGAGGATGTTTTAAGGGTTATTCTTAAAAAATAGATTTATTTAAAACTTTTCATTGATTTATTTTTTTATAAATAGTGATTATATGGTTAATACAATTTTTATAAGTGGGACTCCTTGTACAGGTAAAACTACAGTTTCAGAAGCTTTGTTTAATAGGCTAAATAATGAGGATCATTATGATGTAAAACTTGTTAAAGCTAATGATTTGGCA comes from the Methanobrevibacter boviskoreani JH1 genome and includes:
- a CDS encoding STT3 domain-containing protein, with the translated sequence MNNKTKTILKSVVIILILLAIVFAIRVPAGDINGVPSDVKAEYVDSFGLPYFSEMDSYYNLRMTQDLIDHGYYGDTMVNNTQVDNHRYSPNGMNTTYTPGIGVVTSFMYNLANIFGHFDVKTVAFWTGAIISCLAIIPSYIIVRRVTNDYGAIAASLIITLSPNYFAHTFPGFFDTDMFVFVFPLFIVLFFIECIRSNNRIHKLIYAILAVLSIMAFAKCWDGYVFYLGMLAIFVVIYLIANLYFSLTDPENMASTGTKIKDFFHQKEVLSVIGLVVLLVIGLLIVDGAGVLGIVNNVLSGFALQASSTSTGFPNVMVSVAELQVPALSTGGVLGLFLASTGSVVNGVGGIICFIAALVVLYTYITRFAKLRRTSNKTTATGKLPKNLRQSASVRSEKRRFEFSLKEIGEFGSRDELIQSRKETLLYLTLFLVWAISACAAVTQGSRFITLLILPFGLLTGIFVGYAADYIKSKRIDDKKLAATIVIAILLASYPVMAQVDRTFGIALLIILLILTVILFDVKKPLVYKDIPYKKYLAIFCIFLAIVAPTVTCAYATSNSVVPGTNDEMWDSMNWIQQNEPNNTVIASWWDFGYLFEIAANRQTMFDGGMQGTDGRAYWMGEAMTTDNLELSAGIFRMLGTSGYEPVYNVLEKYTHSDNGTTVEIVNKILPQKKSDAKNTLTNQYHVSSSDADKVLSYTHPDNPRPVIFVASSDMLQKAGWWTYFGSWKFEGSETEQYQYYPAKNQTTILPGHSGKIDMLDENGINVSVVVNRGNQNNTTTAYVETRFANNNSVAEINGTDYNPLKASNILVVEDNYLVKNQTIGNASDGNYTLYLLGSNNTYMAVLMSNELVDSMFTRLYLLGGNGQDIFTQVHMANGVSLWRVNFNNTVAGGGSGSSSGNNTTG
- a CDS encoding OBG GTPase family GTP-binding protein; the protein is MSDDIEQKIKDIEDEIHKTQYNKATSHHIGKLKAKIARLKEEQEKRSSSGNKGQGFYVKKSGDATAVLVGFPSVGKSTLLNELTNAESKVGAYQFTTLDIIPGIMEYNNAQIQIFDVPGIITGASGGKGRGKEILAVARDADLIIVVLDVLNPQHYNVILKELHDIGVRPNQTKPDVRVKKTGRGGVKVSSTIPLSKLDEVTIRSVLNEYGIHNASVLFREDIDVDQFIDVLDANKSYVPMIVLMNKTDLVDENYLNQLRADPNMPDDFIPISADKKQNMDYLRETIFNQLGLIRVYLKPQGRHADMNDPLIIKKGTTVIEACRKLHREFVRNFRHAKVWGTSVKFPGQKVGPDHVLEDEDVLRVILKK